The window GCAGCAGAACCAGCGTGTCGGCAAAATTGGTAACCTCCCTTACGCGTCGAATCGCCAGGCGCCGGGCCAGGAGGACAAGGGCCATGGCCAGGATTAGCAGCCCGGCGGTTCCACCGCTTATTGCGCTCATGCGGTCGGCGTTGATTCCGAGTGCCGCCCACAGGCCGGGGAAATCTGTGAACACGCGTATGTGGCCTACGACGATCAGCGCGAGCGTGGCATGAAATATCCACGCCGACGCCCAGAGAAACTTGTCACCGAGGAACAAACCGGGGAAGAACAAGGACTCCCTGAACACTCCCCAGAACGTAGCCGCCTTTCCGACCGGGGCGGGGAAGAGGGTGATCGCGGCGGGTTGGGGCGTTTTGATCCAGACGCGGATGCGATAAGCCATCGCCGGGATGAAAACCAGTAATGTCAAATAGGGTAAGAACCCGAGGATAAAGAATTCCACAATCAGTTTTCCTTTCTACGGCCCTCAGAAGCGGCCGGCCATTTAGCGGCCGCCGCCGGCCTGTTGGTCAATATGTCTCCAGCCGCGCTCTCAAAGACAACCGTGTGGTCTTGGCAAGCCCGCCAGGCGATACGCCCCCCGGGCGACTCCGCACGGGAACATCTGGCAGACATAGCGGGAACTGAAGCCGGTTGCCTTGCAGATGCGCACGATCGGCGGCCCTTCGCCGGTTTCGACGTAGTAGCTTCTCACGAAGTCGATCACTTTCCAGTGGTCCTCGGTCAAGGGATCGATGTCGTTCTTGCGTGCCAGCTCCTCGGCCACCTCACGTGTCCAGAGCGACATCTGTTTAAGAAAGCCGTCGTTGTCCTCGATGCTTCCCGACGGCATAGCGGCTTGTACCATGACAACTCCTGTTATAGAGGCGTTAGCTATCGTCCGCGCTGAAACCCGGGCGGCAGCAAATGGATTCGCGATTGGCGATCTTGCGATGGGCGCCGGCGCCCCGCGCACCGGGGCGGGAGTTGACCGGCAAGGCAAAAGACGTATATTATGGACCAAGAAGAGCGGCCGCCGGGCCGAGGCCCGGCCGGTTGCTGCTTCGCGACGCGACTTGGCGGGTCGGTTTTAAGCTGCTGATCCCGCCGAGTTGCGTTCTTTTTCTTTCGTCTGTGTCCTGCCGGCTCCTGCGTCCGGCTGCCCTCGAATCCTCCTTTCTGTCCTCGCTTCAGTGC is drawn from Candidatus Zixiibacteriota bacterium and contains these coding sequences:
- a CDS encoding TusE/DsrC/DsvC family sulfur relay protein, coding for MVQAAMPSGSIEDNDGFLKQMSLWTREVAEELARKNDIDPLTEDHWKVIDFVRSYYVETGEGPPIVRICKATGFSSRYVCQMFPCGVARGAYRLAGLPRPHGCL
- a CDS encoding respiratory nitrate reductase subunit gamma produces the protein MEFFILGFLPYLTLLVFIPAMAYRIRVWIKTPQPAAITLFPAPVGKAATFWGVFRESLFFPGLFLGDKFLWASAWIFHATLALIVVGHIRVFTDFPGLWAALGINADRMSAISGGTAGLLILAMALVLLARRLAIRRVREVTNFADTLVLLLIIAVLVTGNALRFGEHFNLELTRRYFSQLAGFSLSAESLPGSPMFTLHFLLAQLLFVFLPFSKILHLGGIFFTQTLIQRA